A stretch of Janibacter endophyticus DNA encodes these proteins:
- the sqr gene encoding type III sulfide quinone reductase, selenoprotein subtype produces the protein MATLIILGGGTAGTMAANMLRRRLDTSWSITVIDRDDHHHYQPGYLFIPFWMDPERVVKPRGAQIHDGIDVVHAEITGVRPEERAVDLADGRSLSYDWLVVATGAQPRPDLVPGMADGSLWRDRVHEFYSLEGAKALHDALESFEGGRLLVHISEMPIKCPVAPLEFAFLVEDHLRRRGIRHLVDITFVTPLDGAFTKPVAAATFGDLLEDRSIRIAPDFAVERIDNEAFTLNSYDGRALPFDLLVTVPPHTGARFLVGSELGDPMGWIPVDKHTLRAVADERVFVLGDASDIPTSKAGSVAHFATELFVENFLAAVEGKELPESFDGHANCFLESGRGKAMLLDFNYDTEPLTGRYPVPRVGPLSLLRNTRANHLGKLAFEQIYWNVLLPGYQMPVSATMSMAGKVPAGGK, from the coding sequence ATGGCCACTCTGATCATCCTTGGAGGCGGCACGGCAGGCACCATGGCAGCAAACATGCTCCGCCGCCGCCTCGACACGTCCTGGTCCATCACGGTCATCGACCGAGACGACCACCACCACTACCAGCCCGGGTACCTCTTCATCCCCTTCTGGATGGACCCCGAGCGGGTGGTCAAGCCCCGCGGGGCCCAGATCCACGACGGCATCGACGTCGTCCACGCCGAGATCACCGGGGTGCGACCCGAGGAACGCGCCGTCGACCTCGCCGACGGACGCTCCCTGAGCTACGACTGGCTCGTCGTCGCCACCGGTGCCCAGCCCCGACCCGACCTCGTGCCCGGCATGGCCGACGGCTCGCTGTGGCGGGACCGGGTCCACGAGTTCTACTCCCTGGAGGGCGCGAAGGCGCTGCACGACGCGCTCGAGAGCTTCGAGGGCGGCCGGCTCCTCGTCCACATCAGCGAGATGCCGATCAAGTGCCCCGTGGCACCCCTGGAGTTCGCCTTCCTCGTCGAGGACCACCTCCGCAGGCGCGGCATCCGGCACCTCGTCGACATCACCTTCGTCACCCCGCTCGACGGTGCCTTCACCAAGCCCGTCGCCGCGGCGACCTTCGGCGACCTCCTCGAGGACCGGAGCATCCGGATCGCACCGGACTTCGCCGTCGAGCGCATCGACAACGAGGCCTTCACCCTCAACTCCTACGACGGGCGGGCCCTCCCCTTCGACCTGCTCGTCACGGTCCCGCCGCACACCGGCGCGCGCTTCCTCGTCGGCTCCGAGCTGGGCGACCCGATGGGCTGGATCCCGGTCGACAAGCACACCCTGCGGGCGGTCGCCGACGAGCGGGTCTTCGTCCTCGGCGACGCGAGCGACATCCCGACCTCCAAGGCCGGGTCGGTCGCCCACTTCGCCACCGAGCTGTTCGTCGAGAACTTCCTCGCCGCGGTCGAGGGCAAGGAGCTGCCGGAGTCCTTCGACGGGCACGCCAACTGCTTCCTCGAGTCCGGGCGCGGCAAGGCGATGCTCCTCGACTTCAACTACGACACCGAGCCGCTGACCGGCCGCTACCCGGTCCCCCGCGTCGGGCCGCTCTCCCTGCTGCGCAACACCCGCGCCAACCACCTCGGCAAGCTGGCCTTCGAGCAGATCTACTGGAACGTCCTGCTCCCGGGCTACCAGATGCCGGTCTCCGCGACGATGTCGATGGCCGGCAAGGTCCCGGCCGGAGGGAAGTGA
- a CDS encoding type 1 glutamine amidotransferase domain-containing protein, with protein sequence MTSVLMVVTGARHWTLKDGTQHPTGFWAEELLVPYRTFTDAGWDVTIATPGGVRPVVDELSLSLKSGVTPGKATEHKEQLAALEPVLAQPAVLADVDADDFDLVFYPGGHGPMEDLAHDPVSGALLTARIDSGRPLAMLCHAPAAILAASRPDGSNPFAGRQMTGLSNAEERLNPFAWKAGWFLEDKVKEAGVEYSKALLPLRPHVVVDGALYTGQNPQSSQDLAERLVHDLG encoded by the coding sequence GTGACATCGGTCCTCATGGTCGTCACCGGCGCCCGGCACTGGACGCTCAAGGACGGCACGCAGCACCCCACCGGTTTCTGGGCCGAGGAGCTGCTCGTGCCCTACCGCACCTTCACCGACGCGGGGTGGGACGTCACGATCGCCACGCCCGGCGGCGTCCGGCCCGTTGTCGACGAGCTGAGCCTGAGCCTCAAGAGCGGCGTGACGCCCGGCAAGGCCACGGAGCACAAGGAGCAGCTCGCCGCCCTCGAGCCGGTCCTCGCCCAGCCGGCCGTCCTCGCTGACGTCGACGCCGACGACTTCGACCTCGTCTTCTACCCCGGCGGGCACGGGCCGATGGAGGACCTCGCCCACGACCCGGTCTCGGGGGCGCTGCTCACCGCGCGGATCGACTCCGGGCGCCCCCTGGCCATGCTGTGCCACGCGCCGGCGGCGATCCTGGCGGCGAGCCGACCGGACGGGTCGAATCCCTTCGCCGGACGGCAGATGACCGGGCTGTCCAACGCCGAGGAGCGGCTCAACCCCTTCGCCTGGAAGGCCGGGTGGTTCCTCGAGGACAAGGTCAAGGAGGCGGGCGTCGAGTACTCGAAGGCGCTGCTGCCGCTGCGGCCGCACGTCGTCGTCGACGGCGCCCTCTACACCGGCCAGAACCCGCAGTCGTCGCAGGACCTCGCGGAGCGGCTCGTCCACGACCTCGGCTGA
- a CDS encoding MBL fold metallo-hydrolase, with translation MKGDTLMLFTQYYLDCLSQASYLVADETTGRAVIVDPRRDVEEYLDDAREKGLTIIGVINTHFHADFVSGHLELAAATGAWIGYGDAATPEFEHRSLSEGERISLGDVELEIMTTPGHTPESVSVLVYEHAGDEIPYGVLTGDALFIGDVGRPDLLASVGTTAEELGKRLYHSVQTKLMGLADEVRVFPAHGAGSACGKNLSTEKQSTIGEQRRTNYACQPMSEAEFVDVVTEGQPTAPGYFLFNATLNKQTRELRAVQATVPPLSDEEVTAALASGAVLHDARSADEFTAGHVAGAISVPADGRLAETVGMVLTPDQRIVLLTPEGMEQETATRLARIGYDHVLGFVADPEEYLVRHAQEVTQASRLRVDQLEGVRADVQVVDVRNPGEVAAGMIPGAIHIPLAELHTRADELDRDRPVVVSCAGGWRSSVAASYLRAQGHTDVSDLLGGYNAWSAAHPQAS, from the coding sequence ATGAAAGGCGACACACTCATGCTCTTCACCCAGTACTACCTCGACTGCCTCTCGCAGGCCTCCTACCTCGTGGCCGACGAGACGACGGGCCGGGCGGTCATCGTCGACCCTCGTCGTGACGTCGAGGAGTACCTCGACGATGCCCGGGAGAAGGGTCTGACGATCATCGGGGTCATCAACACCCACTTCCACGCCGACTTCGTCTCGGGCCACCTCGAGCTCGCCGCGGCCACCGGTGCCTGGATCGGCTACGGCGACGCCGCCACCCCGGAGTTCGAGCACCGCTCCCTGAGCGAGGGCGAGCGGATCTCTCTCGGCGACGTCGAGCTCGAGATCATGACGACCCCCGGGCACACCCCGGAGTCGGTCAGCGTCCTCGTCTACGAGCACGCCGGCGACGAGATCCCTTACGGCGTCCTCACCGGTGACGCGCTCTTCATCGGCGATGTCGGCCGCCCCGACCTCCTCGCCTCCGTCGGAACCACCGCCGAGGAGCTCGGCAAGCGGCTCTACCACTCGGTCCAGACCAAGCTCATGGGCCTGGCCGACGAGGTGAGGGTCTTCCCGGCCCACGGCGCCGGCTCGGCGTGCGGCAAGAACCTCTCGACGGAGAAGCAGTCGACGATCGGTGAGCAGCGGCGCACCAACTACGCCTGCCAGCCGATGAGCGAGGCCGAGTTCGTCGACGTCGTCACCGAGGGACAGCCGACGGCCCCCGGCTACTTCCTCTTCAACGCGACCCTCAACAAGCAGACGCGCGAGCTGCGCGCGGTGCAGGCCACGGTTCCCCCCCTCTCCGACGAGGAGGTGACTGCTGCGCTCGCCTCCGGTGCCGTCCTCCACGACGCGCGGTCCGCCGACGAGTTCACCGCCGGCCACGTGGCCGGGGCGATCAGCGTGCCTGCCGACGGGCGACTCGCCGAGACCGTGGGCATGGTCCTCACCCCCGACCAGCGCATCGTGCTCCTCACGCCCGAGGGCATGGAGCAGGAGACCGCGACCCGCCTGGCCAGGATCGGCTACGACCATGTCCTGGGCTTCGTCGCCGACCCCGAGGAGTACCTCGTGCGCCACGCCCAGGAGGTCACCCAGGCCAGCCGCCTGCGCGTCGACCAGCTCGAGGGGGTCCGCGCGGACGTCCAGGTCGTCGACGTCCGCAATCCCGGTGAGGTCGCCGCCGGCATGATCCCGGGCGCGATCCACATCCCCCTCGCCGAGCTGCACACTCGTGCCGACGAGCTCGACCGCGACCGCCCCGTCGTCGTCAGCTGCGCCGGTGGATGGCGATCGAGCGTCGCGGCGAGCTACCTGCGGGCCCAGGGCCACACCGACGTCTCGGACCTCCTCGGCGGCTACAACGCCTGGTCCGCAGCTCACCCGCAGGCGAGCTGA
- a CDS encoding DsrE/DsrF/DrsH-like family protein, with product MTTETVRAPIPEGFVMPDFGDRAAAEPQAKGERASGGGYSGPRKMAFICSKGNLDMAYPALIMGNAALSEGVEVHIFFTFWGLDIINKKTNKDLKFTMLGNTAMHMPDLGRLRPGLEHLSMPQGMGMVPGMTGMATKMMKQQMADLDIPDVPEFLDLLQAAGARMYACRLTFDMMKIIEADLHPGVEGVISASDFIEIAEGAQVVFV from the coding sequence ATGACCACAGAGACCGTACGAGCCCCGATCCCCGAAGGCTTCGTCATGCCGGACTTCGGAGACCGTGCAGCCGCGGAACCCCAGGCGAAGGGGGAGCGCGCGTCCGGCGGTGGGTACAGCGGTCCGCGCAAGATGGCCTTCATCTGCTCGAAGGGCAACCTCGACATGGCCTACCCGGCGCTCATCATGGGCAACGCGGCGCTGAGCGAAGGCGTCGAGGTGCACATCTTCTTCACCTTCTGGGGCCTGGACATCATCAACAAGAAGACGAACAAGGACCTCAAGTTCACGATGCTCGGGAACACGGCGATGCACATGCCGGACCTCGGGCGGCTGCGTCCGGGCCTGGAGCACCTGTCGATGCCGCAGGGCATGGGGATGGTCCCCGGGATGACGGGAATGGCCACGAAGATGATGAAGCAGCAGATGGCTGACCTCGACATCCCCGACGTGCCAGAGTTCCTCGACCTGCTCCAGGCCGCCGGGGCGCGCATGTACGCGTGCCGGCTGACCTTCGACATGATGAAGATCATCGAGGCCGACCTGCACCCCGGTGTCGAGGGCGTCATCAGCGCCAGCGACTTCATCGAGATCGCCGAGGGCGCGCAGGTCGTCTTCGTCTGA
- a CDS encoding replicative DNA helicase, with product MPADPSAERGGGHSSGGFLDRLPPQDLGAEQSVLGGMLLSKDAIADVGEEVRGHDFYKPAHELIFDAIIDLYSRGEPADAITVADELSKRGDLQRAGGQAYLHDLIQSVPTAANAGFYAQIVAERAVLRRLVDAGTRIVQMGYAQGGGDVEEIVNAAQAEVYGVAEKRGGEDYVPLWNTLNETMAEIEVAAGRTDELIGVPTGFTELDELTHGLHPGQMIVLAARPAVGKSTLGMDIARAAAIHHKMATAVFSLEMSRTEITMRILSAEASIQLQSLRRGRMRDEEWKKLSRVMGKISDSPLYIDDSPNLALMEIRAKARRMKQQHNLRLIVIDYLQLMSSGKKVESRQQEVAEFSRALKLLAKELEVPVIAISQLNRGPEQRTDKRPAMSDLRESGCLTGDTRILRADNGAETTIGDLAASGERDISVWGLDDSLRYVRRTMIRAYPTGIRPVFRLTLASGKTVRATENHPFLRYEGWTQLGDLRTGDRIAVPRHVPAPRALTEWSDDEVTVLAHLLGDGSFVRRQPIRYASIDEANLQAVAEAAGRAFGITAVRDEYAAARVTTLRLPAPFKLARGRRNPIAAWLDALGLFGLRSHEKFVPDEVASLPKAQIAHFIRHIWATDGSVTVNKNARSGRIYYASTSRRLVDDLSRLLLRFGIQTRTRVTRKSGYRDGYTIDISGVDSQRRFLQEIGVHGARGEQAARLLDAVREVKANTNVDTVPQQVWDDVREVVAGSGMTHREFQSALGTAYCGSALYASAPSRERLSKVAEVLDSAELELMAVNDVFWDSVVSIEADGVEEVFDATVMGSHNFIADGIAVHNSIEQDADVVILLHRDRDPNSEREGEADVIVAKHRNGPTADIVLGFQGHFARFSNLERDSGF from the coding sequence ATGCCGGCCGACCCGAGTGCCGAGCGCGGGGGCGGGCACAGCTCCGGCGGCTTCCTCGACAGGCTGCCGCCCCAGGACCTCGGCGCCGAGCAGTCCGTCCTCGGCGGCATGCTCCTGTCGAAGGACGCCATCGCCGACGTCGGCGAGGAGGTCCGTGGGCACGACTTCTACAAGCCGGCGCACGAGCTGATCTTCGACGCGATCATCGATCTCTACAGCCGCGGCGAGCCGGCCGACGCGATCACCGTCGCCGACGAGCTGAGCAAGCGCGGCGATCTCCAGCGCGCCGGCGGCCAGGCCTACCTCCACGACCTCATCCAGTCGGTGCCGACCGCGGCCAACGCCGGCTTCTACGCGCAGATCGTCGCCGAGCGCGCGGTGCTGCGCCGCCTCGTCGACGCGGGCACCCGCATCGTGCAGATGGGCTACGCCCAGGGCGGCGGTGACGTCGAGGAGATCGTCAACGCCGCGCAGGCCGAGGTCTACGGCGTCGCGGAGAAGCGTGGCGGCGAGGACTACGTCCCGCTGTGGAACACGCTCAACGAGACGATGGCCGAGATTGAGGTCGCGGCCGGCCGGACCGACGAGCTCATCGGCGTCCCGACGGGATTCACCGAGCTCGACGAGCTGACCCACGGCCTGCACCCCGGGCAGATGATCGTGCTCGCGGCGAGGCCAGCGGTCGGCAAGTCCACCCTGGGCATGGACATCGCCCGGGCAGCCGCGATCCATCACAAGATGGCGACCGCCGTCTTCTCGCTCGAGATGAGCCGCACCGAGATCACGATGCGCATCCTCTCGGCGGAGGCCTCGATCCAGCTCCAGTCGCTGCGCCGCGGGCGCATGCGCGACGAGGAGTGGAAGAAGCTCAGCCGGGTCATGGGCAAGATCAGCGACAGCCCGCTCTACATCGACGACTCGCCGAACCTCGCGCTCATGGAGATCCGGGCCAAGGCCCGCCGGATGAAGCAGCAGCACAACCTGCGCCTCATCGTCATCGACTACCTCCAGCTCATGAGCAGCGGAAAGAAGGTCGAGAGCCGTCAGCAGGAGGTCGCCGAGTTCTCCCGGGCGCTCAAGCTCCTCGCGAAGGAGCTCGAGGTGCCGGTCATCGCGATCAGCCAGCTCAACCGTGGTCCCGAGCAGCGCACCGACAAGCGCCCGGCGATGAGCGACCTTCGCGAGTCGGGATGCCTCACCGGTGACACCCGGATCCTTCGGGCCGACAACGGCGCCGAGACGACCATCGGCGACCTCGCCGCGAGCGGCGAGCGCGACATCTCCGTGTGGGGGCTCGACGACTCGCTGCGCTACGTCCGACGGACGATGATCCGTGCCTACCCGACCGGGATCCGTCCGGTCTTCCGTCTCACCCTCGCGTCGGGCAAGACGGTCCGCGCGACCGAGAACCACCCCTTCCTCCGCTACGAAGGGTGGACCCAGCTCGGTGACCTTCGGACCGGCGACCGGATCGCGGTCCCCCGTCACGTGCCCGCTCCGCGGGCGCTCACCGAGTGGAGCGACGACGAGGTCACCGTCCTTGCCCACCTCCTGGGCGACGGCTCCTTCGTGCGCCGCCAGCCGATCCGCTATGCGAGCATCGACGAGGCCAACCTGCAGGCTGTCGCGGAGGCTGCAGGCCGCGCGTTCGGCATCACGGCCGTGCGCGACGAGTACGCCGCCGCTCGGGTCACGACCCTGCGCCTGCCCGCTCCCTTCAAGCTGGCCCGTGGTCGCCGCAACCCCATCGCTGCGTGGCTCGATGCGCTCGGCCTCTTCGGTCTGCGCTCGCACGAGAAGTTCGTGCCCGACGAGGTGGCCTCGCTGCCCAAGGCACAGATCGCACACTTCATCCGGCACATCTGGGCGACGGACGGCTCGGTCACCGTCAACAAGAACGCTCGCAGCGGGCGGATCTACTACGCCTCGACCTCCCGCCGCCTCGTTGACGACCTCAGCCGACTGCTGCTGCGCTTCGGCATCCAGACCCGCACCCGGGTGACGCGCAAGAGCGGCTACCGCGACGGGTACACGATCGACATCTCCGGGGTCGACAGCCAGCGGCGCTTCCTCCAGGAGATCGGAGTCCACGGTGCGCGGGGTGAGCAGGCGGCCCGTCTGCTCGACGCGGTCCGTGAGGTCAAGGCGAACACCAACGTCGACACCGTCCCCCAGCAGGTCTGGGACGACGTCCGTGAGGTCGTCGCCGGGTCTGGGATGACGCACCGCGAGTTCCAGTCCGCCCTGGGCACCGCCTACTGCGGGTCCGCCCTCTACGCGTCGGCCCCCTCGCGGGAGCGGCTCTCAAAGGTGGCCGAGGTGCTCGACTCCGCCGAGCTCGAGCTCATGGCGGTCAACGATGTCTTCTGGGACTCGGTGGTCTCGATCGAGGCGGACGGTGTGGAGGAGGTCTTCGACGCGACGGTCATGGGGAGCCACAACTTCATCGCCGACGGCATCGCCGTGCACAACTCGATCGAGCAGGATGCTGACGTCGTCATCCTCCTGCACCGCGACCGCGACCCGAACTCGGAGCGCGAGGGCGAGGCCGATGTCATCGTCGCCAAGCACCGCAACGGCCCGACCGCCGACATCGTGCTCGGCTTCCAGGGCCACTTCGCCCGCTTCTCCAACCTCGAGCGCGACAGCGGCTTCTGA
- a CDS encoding amphi-Trp domain-containing protein — MSKAKLVKTKDTQTREELADLLAALAERVRSGELIFEQAGEQTTVPLPESVEVTVEVKDSSKKGQRRRKLEIEVRWEETPTEDGDDPAEVETEG, encoded by the coding sequence ATGTCGAAGGCCAAGCTCGTCAAGACCAAGGACACCCAGACCCGTGAGGAGCTCGCGGACCTCCTCGCGGCGCTCGCCGAGCGCGTCCGATCCGGGGAGCTGATCTTCGAGCAGGCCGGGGAGCAGACGACCGTCCCCCTCCCGGAGAGCGTCGAGGTCACCGTCGAGGTCAAGGACTCGAGCAAGAAGGGCCAGCGGCGCCGCAAGCTCGAGATCGAGGTCCGCTGGGAGGAGACTCCGACCGAGGACGGAGACGACCCCGCCGAGGTCGAGACCGAGGGCTGA
- a CDS encoding DsbA family oxidoreductase, which translates to MTLQIDIWSDIACPWCYIGKRRFETALADFPHRDDVEVVWHSYQLDPTIPRHYDGTEVDYLVQRKGMPVDQVRQMMAHVVEQAKGEGLDYDFDGLVVANSLRAHHLLHVAARSGAPAAGEVKEALLKAHFVDAQDIGDDDVLVAIGTAAGLDEAAVRAGLDDPAVAREVQADFAAAGQIGVQGVPFFVLGQRYGVSGAQPVEVFSEALGRAWHESQPAIERIAGQDAAAGACGPDGCSV; encoded by the coding sequence ATGACCTTGCAGATCGACATCTGGTCCGACATCGCCTGCCCGTGGTGCTACATCGGCAAGCGCCGTTTCGAGACCGCGCTTGCCGACTTCCCGCACCGCGACGACGTCGAGGTCGTCTGGCACAGCTACCAGCTCGACCCGACGATCCCGCGGCACTACGACGGCACCGAGGTCGACTACCTCGTGCAGCGCAAGGGGATGCCCGTGGACCAGGTCCGCCAGATGATGGCTCACGTCGTCGAGCAGGCGAAGGGGGAGGGGCTGGACTACGACTTCGACGGGCTTGTCGTCGCCAACAGCCTCCGGGCGCATCACCTGCTCCACGTCGCCGCCCGCTCCGGCGCTCCCGCCGCCGGTGAGGTCAAGGAGGCGCTGCTCAAGGCGCACTTCGTCGACGCCCAGGACATCGGTGACGACGACGTGCTCGTCGCCATCGGGACGGCGGCCGGGCTCGACGAGGCGGCGGTCCGGGCCGGGCTCGACGACCCCGCGGTGGCCCGTGAGGTGCAGGCGGACTTCGCCGCCGCCGGGCAGATCGGGGTCCAGGGCGTGCCCTTCTTCGTCCTCGGGCAGCGGTACGGCGTCTCAGGGGCCCAGCCGGTCGAGGTCTTCTCCGAGGCCCTCGGCAGGGCGTGGCACGAGTCGCAGCCTGCGATCGAGAGGATCGCCGGACAGGACGCAGCCGCCGGGGCCTGCGGTCCCGACGGCTGCTCGGTCTAG
- a CDS encoding threo-3-hydroxy-L-aspartate ammonia-lyase encodes MSTTVTYADVEAAASTIAGVAHRTPVLRSSRLDELAGREIYLKAEHLQRVGAFKFRGAYTALSRIPADRSAAGVVAYSSGNHAQAVALAGRELDLPVTIVMPLDAPELKVTATKGYGARVVTYDRYTEDREVIGAAIAAESGATVIPPYDHADVIAGQGTAVKELLEEAPDLDVIVTPLGGGGLLAGSLLSAHALSPRTAVWGVEPEAGDDGRRSLEAGEVIRIEAPRTIADGAQTLYLGSLTFPIIREHVTGIVTVSDEALVDAMRVMAGTLKQVVEPTGVLALAGVLTGAIPIAPGSRVGIVLSGGNVDLARYADLLSRARE; translated from the coding sequence GTGAGCACCACCGTGACCTACGCCGACGTCGAGGCCGCCGCGAGCACGATCGCGGGCGTCGCCCACCGCACGCCGGTCCTGCGCTCGAGCCGCCTCGACGAGCTCGCCGGGCGCGAGATCTACCTCAAGGCTGAGCACCTGCAGCGCGTCGGCGCCTTCAAGTTCCGCGGCGCGTACACGGCGCTCTCGCGCATCCCCGCCGACCGCAGCGCTGCCGGTGTCGTCGCCTACTCCTCCGGCAACCACGCCCAGGCCGTCGCGCTCGCGGGCCGTGAGCTCGACCTGCCGGTCACCATCGTCATGCCGCTCGACGCGCCCGAGCTCAAGGTCACGGCGACGAAGGGGTACGGCGCGCGGGTCGTGACCTACGACCGGTACACCGAGGACCGCGAGGTGATCGGCGCGGCCATCGCGGCCGAGTCCGGCGCCACGGTCATCCCGCCGTACGACCACGCCGACGTCATCGCGGGCCAGGGCACCGCGGTCAAGGAGCTCCTCGAGGAGGCGCCAGACCTCGACGTGATCGTCACCCCGCTCGGCGGGGGCGGCCTGCTCGCCGGGTCGCTCCTCTCCGCGCACGCACTCTCGCCAAGGACCGCCGTGTGGGGTGTCGAGCCCGAGGCTGGGGACGACGGCCGCCGCTCGCTCGAGGCCGGCGAGGTGATCCGCATCGAGGCACCGCGCACCATCGCGGACGGCGCCCAGACGCTCTACCTCGGCAGCCTGACCTTCCCGATCATCCGCGAGCACGTCACCGGCATCGTGACGGTGAGCGACGAGGCCCTCGTCGACGCCATGCGCGTCATGGCCGGCACGCTCAAGCAGGTCGTCGAGCCGACCGGGGTCCTCGCCCTGGCCGGCGTCCTCACCGGGGCCATCCCGATCGCGCCGGGCAGCCGGGTCGGGATCGTCCTCTCCGGCGGCAACGTCGACCTCGCCCGCTACGCCGATCTGCTGAGCAGGGCACGGGAATGA
- a CDS encoding DUF2277 domain-containing protein: MCRNIRQLHNFEPPATTDEVRAGALQYVRKVSGSTKPSQANEEAFAEAVEAVAQATQHLLDHLTTSAPPKDREVEAAKARERAQKRYGAAG, translated from the coding sequence ATGTGCCGCAACATCCGCCAGCTCCACAACTTCGAGCCGCCCGCCACGACCGACGAGGTGCGCGCCGGTGCGCTCCAGTACGTGCGCAAGGTGAGCGGGTCGACGAAACCGTCGCAGGCCAACGAAGAGGCCTTCGCAGAGGCCGTCGAGGCGGTCGCGCAGGCCACCCAGCACCTCCTGGACCACCTCACGACGAGCGCCCCGCCGAAGGACCGCGAGGTCGAGGCGGCGAAGGCGCGCGAGCGCGCTCAGAAGCGCTACGGGGCCGCCGGCTGA
- a CDS encoding siderophore-interacting protein yields the protein MPTKLTVTRTEELTPSLRRVWFRSDDLSAFAESTDTDRYVKLIFPQPGTVVPDDFDVKAARTTWAAEDLPVVRTYTALFPDVAAGTLAIDFVVHGDEGVAGPWAARVQPGESVLANGPGGGYTPDVDADWHLLAGDESAVPAISAALAALPEDAVGECVVLVDSPAHEPRLEAPQGVTVSFHHRDGSDAPLAAAVRALEWRDGRVQAFVHGEGEDVMKGVRPYLLAERGLPRADVSVSGYWRRGRTEEGFRQWKSQLATADG from the coding sequence ATGCCCACCAAGCTCACCGTCACCCGTACGGAGGAGCTGACCCCCTCCCTGCGTCGGGTGTGGTTCCGCAGCGACGACCTCTCCGCCTTCGCCGAGAGCACGGACACCGACCGGTACGTCAAGCTGATCTTCCCCCAGCCCGGCACGGTCGTCCCCGACGACTTCGACGTCAAGGCGGCCCGCACGACCTGGGCGGCCGAGGACCTGCCGGTCGTGCGCACCTACACCGCGCTCTTCCCGGACGTCGCCGCCGGGACCCTCGCGATCGACTTCGTCGTGCACGGCGACGAAGGGGTGGCCGGCCCGTGGGCGGCCCGCGTCCAGCCGGGTGAGAGCGTCTTGGCCAACGGACCGGGCGGCGGCTACACGCCGGACGTCGACGCCGACTGGCACCTCCTCGCCGGCGACGAGTCGGCGGTCCCCGCGATCTCGGCCGCGCTCGCCGCCCTGCCCGAGGACGCCGTCGGCGAGTGCGTCGTCCTCGTCGACTCACCGGCGCACGAGCCGAGGCTCGAGGCGCCGCAGGGCGTGACCGTGAGCTTCCACCACCGCGACGGGTCCGACGCCCCTCTCGCCGCAGCCGTCCGCGCGCTCGAGTGGCGCGACGGTCGGGTCCAGGCCTTCGTCCACGGCGAGGGCGAGGACGTCATGAAGGGCGTGCGGCCCTACCTCCTCGCGGAGCGCGGACTGCCGCGCGCCGACGTCTCCGTCTCGGGCTACTGGCGCCGGGGCCGCACCGAGGAGGGCTTCCGGCAGTGGAAGTCCCAGCTCGCCACGGCCGACGGCTGA
- a CDS encoding rhodanese-like domain-containing protein → MAAARAEGAFVLDCREPAEYEGGHVAGAHHIPLQSIPERMGELPDGRPVYVICASGGRSLQATDYLRQAGVEAYSVVGGTTAWAAQRREMETGRATTA, encoded by the coding sequence ATGGCGGCGGCTCGGGCCGAGGGTGCCTTCGTCCTCGACTGCCGCGAGCCCGCCGAGTACGAGGGCGGCCACGTCGCCGGGGCCCATCACATCCCCCTCCAGTCCATCCCCGAGCGCATGGGCGAGCTGCCCGACGGCCGCCCGGTCTACGTCATCTGCGCCTCCGGCGGTCGCAGCCTCCAGGCGACGGACTACCTCCGTCAGGCCGGCGTCGAGGCCTACTCCGTCGTCGGCGGCACGACCGCCTGGGCCGCGCAGCGACGCGAGATGGAGACCGGACGGGCCACCACGGCCTGA
- a CDS encoding TusE/DsrC/DsvC family sulfur relay protein: MPTNTLNGRTFEVDAEGFFTDRGDWSEELAVDLAALIGVPWDEEHARPIRFMREDSASSGVTPTLRRMQTAGGFDIKDLYRLYPGKPAKKMAWLAGLRKPVGCV, from the coding sequence ATGCCCACGAACACCCTCAACGGGCGCACCTTCGAGGTCGACGCCGAGGGCTTCTTCACCGACCGCGGCGACTGGAGCGAGGAGCTCGCCGTCGACCTGGCCGCCCTCATCGGCGTGCCCTGGGACGAGGAGCACGCCCGCCCCATCCGCTTCATGCGGGAGGACTCGGCGTCCTCCGGCGTGACCCCGACGCTGCGGCGGATGCAGACCGCCGGCGGCTTCGACATCAAGGACCTCTACCGGCTCTACCCCGGCAAGCCGGCCAAGAAGATGGCCTGGCTGGCGGGGCTGCGCAAGCCGGTCGGATGCGTGTGA